In one window of Gossypium hirsutum isolate 1008001.06 chromosome A01, Gossypium_hirsutum_v2.1, whole genome shotgun sequence DNA:
- the LOC121208260 gene encoding indole-3-acetic acid-amido synthetase GH3.17-like: MAYFEFLPVEKDGATMSEQIQFNARPLDLVNVKPGQYYELLVTTYGGLYQYKVGDILKVIGFHNNTPRFQFIERQNVILSIESDKTSELDLLNAVNEAKTLLDPLGFILRWYTSHVDASSIPGHYVVFWELKAKEGNGNIVGLDRTIMAECCSRMEESLGFIYRLYRKENAIAALEMKVLKQGSFEALMDYYVSQGASLSQYKGSSCIKSKEAIKILDSRVMARFFSPKKPKEFG; the protein is encoded by the exons ATGGCTTACTTTGAATTCCTTCCTGTGGAAAAAGACGGCGCAACCATGTCTGAACAGATTCAGTTTAATGCTAGACCTCTTGATCTTGTCAATGTGAAGCCTGGTCAGTATTACGAATTACTTGTTACAACTTATGGAG GATTATATCAATACAAAGTTGGAGACATTTTAAAGGTGATCGGTTTCCACAACAACACACCTCGATTTCAATTCATAGAGAGGCAGAACGTTATCCTAAGTATCGAATCAGATAAAACAAGTGAATTGGATCTTTTAAATGCGGTGAACGAAGCAAAGACCCTTCTTGATCCATTAGGGTTCATCTTGAGATGGTACACTAGCCATGTTGATGCATCTTCAATACCAGGTCACTATGTCGTATTTTGGGAGCTCAAGGCAAAAGAAGGCAACGGCAATATTGTAGGACTTGATAGGACGATAATGGCGGAATGTTGCTCTAGAATGGAAGAGTCATTGGGGTTTATATACAGATTGTATAGGAAGGAAAATGCAATTGCAGCTTTGGAGATGAAGGTTTTGAAGCAAGGAAGTTTTGAAGCATTAATGGATTACTATGTGTCTCAAGGAGCTTCTCTGAGCCAATATAAGGGATCTAGTTGCATTAAATCTAAAGAAGCCATAAAGATCTTGGATTCTAGAGTGATGGCAAGGTTTTTTAGCCCAAAGAAACCAAAggaatttggttaa
- the LOC107917240 gene encoding probable bifunctional methylthioribulose-1-phosphate dehydratase/enolase-phosphatase E1 isoform X3 — MGSVSQAYLESEPVKGARSLISELCRQFYSLGWVSGTGGSITMKVHDSSIPKPQQLILMSPSGVQKERMEPEDMYVLSGDGAIISSPSPKPYPHKPPKCSDCAPLFMKAYHMRDAGAVIHSHGMESCLATMISPHLKEFRITHMEMIKGIQGHGYYDELVIPIIENTAYENELTDSLAKAIEAYPKITAVLVRNHGIYVWGDSWISAKTQSECYHYLFDAAIKLHQLGLDWSTPDHGPIQVVKGVPSVDCRMNMSKKARIADSNCNGKPFPRCIVLDIEGTTTPISFVTDILFPYAQNVGRHLSATYASAETQDDIKLLRSQVEDDLKQGVIGAVPIPSEDAEKEEVIAALVANVEAMIKADRKITALKQLQGHIWRTGFENNELKGIVFDDVPEALEKWHASGVKW; from the exons ATGGGGAGTGTTTCACAAGCTTATTTGGAAAGCGAACCAGTGAAGGGGGCGAGATCTTTGATATCTGAGCTTTGTCGCCAGTTCTATAGTCTTGGATGGGTCTCAGGAACAGGTGGCAGCATCACCATGAAGGTCCATGATAGCTCTATCCCTAAGCCTCAACAACTCATCCTCATGTCCCCTTCTG GTGTCCAAAAGGAGAGAATGGAACCAGAGGACATGTATGTATTATCAGGAGATGGGGCTATCATATCTTCACCTTCTCCAAAGCCATACCCTCATAAGCCTCCTAAATGCTCTGATTGTGCTCCGCTTTTCATGAAG GCATATCATATGCGTGATGCTGGGGCTGTTATCCACAGTCATGGAATGGAATCCTGTCTTGCAACAATGATCAGTCCACATTTGAAAGAGTTTCGT ATCACTCATATGGAAATGATAAAAGGAATCCAAGGACATGGTTACTATGATGAACTTGTGATCCCAATTATTGAGAACACAGCTTATGAAAACGAGCTCACTGATTCTCTTGCTAAAGCT ATTGAAGCCTATCCTAAAATAACTGCTGTGCTTGTCCGCAATCATGGCATATATGTATGGGGAGACTCATGGATTAGTGCCAAAACTCAG AGTGAATGTTACCATTACCTCTTTGATGCTGCTATTAAACTTCACCAACTCGGCTTAGACTGGTCTACCCCAGATCATGGCCCCATTCAGGTTGTTAAAGGAGTCCCAAGTGTCGATTGCAGGATGAACATGTCAAAAAAGGCCAGGATAGCAGATTCAAATTGTAATGGGAAGCCATTTCCA CGTTGCATTGTCCTTGACATTGAAGGAACTACCACTCCTATTTCATTTGTAACTGATATTCTCTTTCCTTATGCCCAAAACGTCGGGAGGCATTTATCTGCAACATATGCTAGTGCTGAAACCCAAGATGATATTAAGCTGTTACGTTCTCAA GTTGAAGATGACTTGAAGCAAGGTGTTATTGGCGCTGTACCTATCCCCTCAGAGGATGCTGAAAAAGAGGAGGTAATTGCAGCTTTAGTTGCTAATGTGGAAGCAATGATAAAAGCTGATCGAAAAATCACAGCCTTGAAGCAATTGCAA GGTCATATCTGGCGAACTGGATTTGAGAACAATGAGCTCAAAGGAATAGTTTTCGATGATGTACCAGAAGCCCTTGAAAAGTGGCATGCTTCGGGTGTGAAG TGGTAG
- the LOC107917240 gene encoding probable bifunctional methylthioribulose-1-phosphate dehydratase/enolase-phosphatase E1 isoform X1, with product MGSVSQAYLESEPVKGARSLISELCRQFYSLGWVSGTGGSITMKVHDSSIPKPQQLILMSPSGVQKERMEPEDMYVLSGDGAIISSPSPKPYPHKPPKCSDCAPLFMKAYHMRDAGAVIHSHGMESCLATMISPHLKEFRITHMEMIKGIQGHGYYDELVIPIIENTAYENELTDSLAKAIEAYPKITAVLVRNHGIYVWGDSWISAKTQSECYHYLFDAAIKLHQLGLDWSTPDHGPIQVVKGVPSVDCRMNMSKKARIADSNCNGKPFPRCIVLDIEGTTTPISFVTDILFPYAQNVGRHLSATYASAETQDDIKLLRSQVEDDLKQGVIGAVPIPSEDAEKEEVIAALVANVEAMIKADRKITALKQLQGHIWRTGFENNELKGIVFDDVPEALEKWHASGVKVYIYSSGSRLAQRLLFGNTKFGDLRKYLSGYFDTAVGNKREKRSYVEITDTLGVDKPSEILFLTDIYQEAIAAKAAGMEAIISVRPGNSPLPDNHGFKTINSFLEV from the exons ATGGGGAGTGTTTCACAAGCTTATTTGGAAAGCGAACCAGTGAAGGGGGCGAGATCTTTGATATCTGAGCTTTGTCGCCAGTTCTATAGTCTTGGATGGGTCTCAGGAACAGGTGGCAGCATCACCATGAAGGTCCATGATAGCTCTATCCCTAAGCCTCAACAACTCATCCTCATGTCCCCTTCTG GTGTCCAAAAGGAGAGAATGGAACCAGAGGACATGTATGTATTATCAGGAGATGGGGCTATCATATCTTCACCTTCTCCAAAGCCATACCCTCATAAGCCTCCTAAATGCTCTGATTGTGCTCCGCTTTTCATGAAG GCATATCATATGCGTGATGCTGGGGCTGTTATCCACAGTCATGGAATGGAATCCTGTCTTGCAACAATGATCAGTCCACATTTGAAAGAGTTTCGT ATCACTCATATGGAAATGATAAAAGGAATCCAAGGACATGGTTACTATGATGAACTTGTGATCCCAATTATTGAGAACACAGCTTATGAAAACGAGCTCACTGATTCTCTTGCTAAAGCT ATTGAAGCCTATCCTAAAATAACTGCTGTGCTTGTCCGCAATCATGGCATATATGTATGGGGAGACTCATGGATTAGTGCCAAAACTCAG AGTGAATGTTACCATTACCTCTTTGATGCTGCTATTAAACTTCACCAACTCGGCTTAGACTGGTCTACCCCAGATCATGGCCCCATTCAGGTTGTTAAAGGAGTCCCAAGTGTCGATTGCAGGATGAACATGTCAAAAAAGGCCAGGATAGCAGATTCAAATTGTAATGGGAAGCCATTTCCA CGTTGCATTGTCCTTGACATTGAAGGAACTACCACTCCTATTTCATTTGTAACTGATATTCTCTTTCCTTATGCCCAAAACGTCGGGAGGCATTTATCTGCAACATATGCTAGTGCTGAAACCCAAGATGATATTAAGCTGTTACGTTCTCAA GTTGAAGATGACTTGAAGCAAGGTGTTATTGGCGCTGTACCTATCCCCTCAGAGGATGCTGAAAAAGAGGAGGTAATTGCAGCTTTAGTTGCTAATGTGGAAGCAATGATAAAAGCTGATCGAAAAATCACAGCCTTGAAGCAATTGCAA GGTCATATCTGGCGAACTGGATTTGAGAACAATGAGCTCAAAGGAATAGTTTTCGATGATGTACCAGAAGCCCTTGAAAAGTGGCATGCTTCGGGTGTGAAG GTATACATATATTCTAGTGGTAGCAGATTGGCTCAGAGGCTTCTCTTTGGAAATACAAAATTTGGTGATTTGAGAAAGTATTTATCTGGATATTTTGACACTGCAGTGGG aaacaaaagagaaaaacgCAGTTATGTCGAAATAACCGATACTTTGGGTGTTGATAAGCCATCTGAGATACTATTTCTGACTGATATCTATCAAGAAGCCATTGCTGCAAAAGCTGCAG GTATGGAGGCTATAATCTCTGTCCGTCCGGGGAACAGTCCACTTCCGGATAACCATGGGTTCAAGACCATCAACTCTTTCTTGGAGGTCTAA
- the LOC107917690 gene encoding probable disease resistance protein At1g58602, giving the protein MGVKDQVEDLQKELEWIQSFLKEADARKVDNEVVRTSINEIRELAYDAEDVIETFALKVAPRRKGGFSNVIKRFACILNEGGLLCQTKCEIQKITARITQLTRRLQTYDVKQPRDGAGSSSSNQRQELRRPYPHIVDDNVVGLHDDIKKLVSILVDEESGCKVVSICGMGGLGKTTLAKKIYRHSHVISHFNCLVWVYISQQFQKIRVWKDILSSLQIVNNTDKDEELAEKLHNFLKDNKCLVILDDIWSIEAWDSLKYAFPVAMNSNSKFLLTSRNKEIVSHADRRGYLHELQCLNDDESWKLFQKIAFSQAHPTENITDAKMEELGKEMVHQCAGLPLAIIVLGGILATKSSIHEWQIVHKNAKSYLKKGKGAQHIEHVLALSYDNLPPYLRSCFLYLSQFPEDYEIPAERLIQLWIAEGIVSSTEDDGNGEEVMEDVAEGFLDELVERCMVQVGERDPTLKVKTCHMHDLMRDLCLSTAKKENFLSIINDSSLSPSNTRAVRRIVVHQHIHVQRIKSSIPLRSILFFWHPFVMESEPDEVDFWWFVWVVSLILKWQRSWNMFGNFKKLRVLSFEGGAKGYSGVKLSSAIGNLIHLRFLNLGDIAFSCPHIPSSLGNLRCLQTLNLRIYSFLDDGVMNVPNIIWKLEQLRHLYLPDRMTDKTKLKLHTLTNILTLINFNTRNCLVADLSKFTKLRKLGICGPFDFKEELDKNLPIIASDCLRSLSIWNDKGIDPKVLAHLLSSCVNLCELILEVKIEKLPDFHHFSSSIAYVHLIKCKLVEDPMPTLEKLPNLRVLELYENAFIGKEMVCSAPHFPKLKSLTLKCVWDLEKWKVEEGAMPALRHLEIRRCEKLKMLPDGLRCIATLQELKIEYMPKEFKDKMVQGREDFYKVQHIPSIIFSNCDV; this is encoded by the exons ATGGGCGTGAAGGACCAAGTTGAGGATTTGCAAAAGGAGCTTGAATGGATACAAAGTTTCCTGAAGGAGGCAGATGCGAGGAAAGTTGATAATGAGGTGGTGCGCACCAGTATTAATGAAATTAGAGAATTGGCATATGATGCCGAAGATGTGATCGAGACTTTTGCTCTCAAAGTTGCACCTAGAAGGAAGGGAGGTTTCTCTAATGTCATCAAAAGATTTGCTTGCATCCTTAACGAGGGAGGGTTGCTCTGCCAAACCAAGTGCGAGATTCAGAAAATCACAGCCAGAATCACCCAATTGACTCGCCGATTACAAACCTATGATGTAAAACAGCCAAGGGATGGAGCAGGGTCAAGTTCTTCAAATCAAAGGCAGGAATTGAGGCGGCCTTATCCTCATATTGTCGACGATAACGTTGTTGGGTTGCATGATGATATCAAGAAGTTGGTGTCAATTCTTGTTGATGAGGAAAGCGGTTGCAAGGTTGTTTCCATATGCGGAATGGGTGGTCTTGGCAAGACCACTCTTGCCAAGAAAATATACCGCCATAGCCATGTTATTAGTCATTTCAATTGCTTGGTTTGGGTATATATTTCTCAACAATTCCAAAAAATAAGAGTTTGGAAAGACATTTTATCTAGTCTTCAAATTGTAAACAATACTGACAAAGATGAAGAATTAGCGGAGAAGTTACATAACTTCTTGAAGGATAATAAATGTTTGGTGATATTAGATGATATTTGGAGCATAGAGGCTTGGGATAGTCTTAAGTATGCTTTTCCAGTTGCAATGAACAGTAACAGCAAGTTCTTGCTCACTTCTCGAAACAAAGAGATAGTTTCGCATGCAGATAGAAGAGGATACTTACATGAATTGCAGTGTTTAAACGATGATGAAAGTTGGAAATTATTTCAAAAGATAGCATTTTCACAAGCACATCCTACAG aaaacataacTGATGCAAAAATGGAAGAATTGGGGAAGGAAATGGTTCATCAATGTGCAGGGCTGCCGTTAGCCATCATTGTATTAGGAGGCATTTTGGCTACAAAGAGTTCAATACATGAATGGCAAATTGTGCATAAAAATGCTAAATCATACTTGAAGAAAGGTAAAGGTGCCCAACATATTGAGCATGTGTTAGCCTTGAGTTATGATAATTTGCCACCTTATTTAAGATCATGTTTCCTTTATCTGAGCCAATTTCCAGAAGATTACGAGATACCTGCAGAAAGATTGATTCAGCTATGGATTGCAGAAGGCATTGTTTCATCAACAGAGGATGACGGAAATGGAGAAGAAGTTATGGAGGATGTTGCAGAAGGCTTCTTAGATGAGCTTGTGGAAAGGTGTATGGTTCAAGTCGGGGAAAGAGACCCAACCTTGAAGGTCAAAACTTGCCACATGCATGATCTAATGAGAGATCTTTGCCTGTCAACagcaaagaaagaaaattttctcaGCATCATCAATGATTCCTCATTGTCTCCATCCAATACGAGGGCAGTCCGTAGAATTGTTGTACATCAACACATTCATGTTCAGCGCATTAAAAGTAGTATCCCTCTTAGATCCATTTTGTTCTTTTGGCACCCGTTTGTTATGGAATCGGAACCCGATGAGGTTGATTTTTGGTGGTTTGTCTGGGTTGTTAGTCTAATTTTGAAATGGCAGAGATCTTGGAAcatgtttggaaattttaaaaagctTAGAGTTCTAAGCTTTGAAGGAGGAGCGAAAGGATATTCGGGAGTTAAGTTATCTAGTGCTATAGGTAATCTCATCCATCTTAGATTCTTGAATTTAGGTGATATTGCATTCAGTTGTCCACATATCCCTTCATCTCTGGGCAACTTAAGGTGTTTGCAAACCTTGAATTTAAGAATTTATAGTTTTCTTGATGATGGTGTTATGAATGTACCTAACATAATATGGAAGTTGGAACAGTTAAGACATCTGTATCTCCCGGATAGGATGACTGATAAGACCAAATTGAAGTTGCACACGTTGACAAACATTTTAACACTAATCAACTTCAACACAAGGAACTGCTTAGTTGCAGATCTTTCCAAGTTCACAAAACTTAGAAAGTTGGGAATTTGTGGGCCTTTCGATTTTAAGGAGGAGCTGGATAAGAATCTGCCAATTATAGCAAGTGACTGCCTTCGGTCCTTGTCTATTTGGAATGATAAAGGAATAGATCCGAAAGTATTAGCTCACCTCCTTTCGAGTTGTGTTAATTTGTGTGAGCTGATTTTAGAAGTGAAGATAGAGAAGTTACCAGATTTTCACCATTTCTCTTCGAGTATAGCTTATGTACACTTGATAAAGTGCAAGCTTGTGGAAGATCCTATGCCAACGCTAGAGAAGCTGCCCAACTTGAGGGTTCTGGAGTTATATGAGAATGCTTTCATTGGAAAGGAAATGGTTTGCTCTGCACCCCATTTTCCTAAACTTAAGTCTCTAACCCTTAAATGCGTTTGGGATTTGGAGAAGTGGAAGGTGGAAGAAGGAGCCATGCCTGCTCTACGCCATTTGGAGATTAGACGTTGTGAAAAACTGAAGATGCTTCCAGATGGATTGAGATGCATTGCAACCCTCCAAGAATTAAAGATAGAGTATATGCCGAaggaatttaaagataaaatggtgCAAGGAAGAGAAGATTTCTACAAAGTCCAGCATATTCCTTCCATCATATTTTCTAACTGTGACGTATAA
- the LOC107917239 gene encoding indole-3-acetic acid-amido synthetase GH3.17-like, with protein sequence MEELTTNAQQIQEQVLSHILTTNAGTQYLSRFINGDADKQCFKTNVPIVTFEDIKPYIDRIANGETSNILLTQPVHEFHLSTGTSGGLPKLIPVTVETYNQIAVYYFTLLGSLMNKQFGFGDLDKTGKRLQLLFAKTGSETAGGLKATTVLTSMLNQPQFRTAIPKLLTSPIETIFCPDNNQSMFCQLLLGLIHRDEVVSVGSTFATVVLRAIKFLEQYYGELCFNIRTGRISDWVTDPGCRNIVTSIVKLWPKAKLVDAITTGVMSQYAETLEF encoded by the exons ATGGAAGAACTAACTACCAATGCTCAGCAAATCCAAGAACAGGTTTTGAGCCATATACTGACCACAAATGCAGGAACACAGTATCTGAGTCGATTCATCAATGGCGATGCCGACAAGCAATGCTTCAAAACCAATGTTCCCATTGTTACTTTTGAAGATATCAAGCCCTACATTGACCGGATCGCCAATGGGGAGACATCAAACATCCTTTTAACCCAACCTGTCCACGAGTTCCATTTAAG CACTGGAACTTCAGGAGGCCTGCCGAAGTTGATACCTGTGACGGTTGAAACTTATAATCAAATTGCTGTTTATTATTTTACCCTGTTGGGATCTCTGATGAATAA ACAATTTGGATTTGGTGACTTAGACAAAACCGGCAAGAGATTGCAACTTTTGTTTGCCAAAACAGGGTCTGAAACCGCTGGCGGCCTCAAGGCAACAACTGTTCTAACTAGCATGTTGAATCAACCCCAGTTTAGAACCGCCATTCCCAAGCTTTTAACAAGCCCCATTGAGACAATCTTTTGCCCAGACAACAACCAGAGCATGTTCTGCCAACTACTCCTCGGTTTAATACACCGAGACGAAGTCGTTTCAGTCGGCTCGACCTTTGCCACCGTTGTGCTAAGAGCCATCAAGTTTTTAGAACAGTACTACGGAGAGCTATGCTTCAACATAAGAACGGGTCGAATAAGCGATTGGGTCACTGATCCTGGCTGCCGAAACATTGTAACATCGATCGTAAAGCTATGGCCTAAAGCCAAGCTCGTCGATGCTATTACCACAGGAGTTATGAGCCAATACGCTGAAACGCTTGAATTCTAG
- the LOC107917240 gene encoding probable bifunctional methylthioribulose-1-phosphate dehydratase/enolase-phosphatase E1 isoform X2: protein MGSVSQAYLESEPVKGARSLISELCRQFYSLGWVSGTGGSITMKVHDSSIPKPQQLILMSPSGVQKERMEPEDMYVLSGDGAIISSPSPKPYPHKPPKCSDCAPLFMKAYHMRDAGAVIHSHGMESCLATMISPHLKEFRITHMEMIKGIQGHGYYDELVIPIIENTAYENELTDSLAKAIEAYPKITAVLVRNHGIYVWGDSWISAKTQSECYHYLFDAAIKLHQLGLDWSTPDHGPIQVVKGVPSVDCRMNMSKKARIADSNCNGKPFPRCIVLDIEGTTTPISFVTDILFPYAQNVGRHLSATYASAETQDDIKLLRSQVEDDLKQGVIGAVPIPSEDAEKEEVIAALVANVEAMIKADRKITALKQLQGHIWRTGFENNELKGIVFDDVPEALEKWHASGVKCFHKLF from the exons ATGGGGAGTGTTTCACAAGCTTATTTGGAAAGCGAACCAGTGAAGGGGGCGAGATCTTTGATATCTGAGCTTTGTCGCCAGTTCTATAGTCTTGGATGGGTCTCAGGAACAGGTGGCAGCATCACCATGAAGGTCCATGATAGCTCTATCCCTAAGCCTCAACAACTCATCCTCATGTCCCCTTCTG GTGTCCAAAAGGAGAGAATGGAACCAGAGGACATGTATGTATTATCAGGAGATGGGGCTATCATATCTTCACCTTCTCCAAAGCCATACCCTCATAAGCCTCCTAAATGCTCTGATTGTGCTCCGCTTTTCATGAAG GCATATCATATGCGTGATGCTGGGGCTGTTATCCACAGTCATGGAATGGAATCCTGTCTTGCAACAATGATCAGTCCACATTTGAAAGAGTTTCGT ATCACTCATATGGAAATGATAAAAGGAATCCAAGGACATGGTTACTATGATGAACTTGTGATCCCAATTATTGAGAACACAGCTTATGAAAACGAGCTCACTGATTCTCTTGCTAAAGCT ATTGAAGCCTATCCTAAAATAACTGCTGTGCTTGTCCGCAATCATGGCATATATGTATGGGGAGACTCATGGATTAGTGCCAAAACTCAG AGTGAATGTTACCATTACCTCTTTGATGCTGCTATTAAACTTCACCAACTCGGCTTAGACTGGTCTACCCCAGATCATGGCCCCATTCAGGTTGTTAAAGGAGTCCCAAGTGTCGATTGCAGGATGAACATGTCAAAAAAGGCCAGGATAGCAGATTCAAATTGTAATGGGAAGCCATTTCCA CGTTGCATTGTCCTTGACATTGAAGGAACTACCACTCCTATTTCATTTGTAACTGATATTCTCTTTCCTTATGCCCAAAACGTCGGGAGGCATTTATCTGCAACATATGCTAGTGCTGAAACCCAAGATGATATTAAGCTGTTACGTTCTCAA GTTGAAGATGACTTGAAGCAAGGTGTTATTGGCGCTGTACCTATCCCCTCAGAGGATGCTGAAAAAGAGGAGGTAATTGCAGCTTTAGTTGCTAATGTGGAAGCAATGATAAAAGCTGATCGAAAAATCACAGCCTTGAAGCAATTGCAA GGTCATATCTGGCGAACTGGATTTGAGAACAATGAGCTCAAAGGAATAGTTTTCGATGATGTACCAGAAGCCCTTGAAAAGTGGCATGCTTCGGGTGTGAAG TGTTTTCACAAGCTGTTTTAA
- the LOC107918035 gene encoding VQ motif-containing protein 19 has product MENSSRLVQDNKNLNFPSSSSSSSPLNSPHSNGTNPNNSNGGVQIPTPPLTPIPISRSETNPYPTTFVQADTTTFKQVVQMLTGSSETAKQASSKPPTQHHHHHHHQQDPALPSKSSFPIPPMKTNSPKKQNFKLYERRNSNLKNNLMINTFLPSNNGGGGGGGGAFYSPRNAEILSPSLLDFPKLALSPVTPLNEDPFNKSSPSLGNSSEEEKAIAEKGFYLHPSPMSTPRDTEPQLLPLFPVTSPRVSGSS; this is encoded by the coding sequence ATGGAGAATTCATCAAGGTTAGTACAAGACAACAAGAACTTGAACTTCCCATCATCCTCATCTTCATCATCTCCTTTAAACTCCCCACACAGCAATGGAACCAACCCCAACAACAGCAATGGGGGTGTCCAAATTCCCACCCCACCTTTAACTCCAATCCCCATCTCCAGATCTGAGACCAACCCTTACCCAACAACCTTTGTCCAAGCTGACACAACTACTTTCAAACAGGTTGTCCAAATGCTCACTGGTTCATCCGAAACTGCTAAACAAGCCTCCTCTAAGCCTCCAAcacaacatcatcatcatcatcatcatcaacaagATCCAGCACTCCCATCAAAATCATCTTTTCCTATACCTCCCATGAAAACCAACTCCCCCAAGAAGCAAAATTTCAAGCTTTATGAGAGAAGAAACAGTAACCTGAAGAACAACCTCATGATCAACACTTTCCTTCCTTCTAACAAcggtggaggtggtggtggtggtggtgctTTTTATTCGCCGAGGAATGCAGAGATCTTGTCTCCAAGCTTGCTTGACTTCCCAAAGCTAGCACTTAGCCCGGTTACACCATTAAATGAAGACCCTTTCAACAAGTCTTCACCTTCTTTAGGGAATTCATCTGAGGAAGAGAAAGCTATAGCTGAGAAAGGCTTTTACTTGCATCCATCACCTATGTCAACACCTAGAGATACTGAGCCTCAGCTTTTACCACTCTTTCCTGTTACTTCTCCAAGAGTTTCAGGCTCTTCTTAA